Proteins from a genomic interval of Streptomyces sp. NBC_01445:
- a CDS encoding diacylglycerol kinase, whose translation MTSEITLFVNPTAGRGRGAQAAQPAASALRAAGFSVRTVVGEDADDALTRARAAVRDGTGALIAVGGDGMANLALQAVAGTRTPLGVIAVGTGNDFARSLGLPVRDPAAAGALMADALKGARIRELDLGRAGGHWFGTVLASGFDSRVNDRGNRMRWPGGRFKYDLAILAELAAFKPIPYRITLDDGPALEVEATLVAVGNGTSYGGGMKICAGADMTDGLFDITVVGDCSRTTLLKVFPRVYKGTHLDHPVVTVHRAKKVELAAEGITGYADGEPLGSLPLTAECVPQAVRVIGP comes from the coding sequence GTGACCAGCGAGATCACCCTCTTCGTCAATCCCACCGCCGGACGCGGCCGGGGCGCCCAGGCGGCGCAGCCGGCCGCTTCCGCGTTGCGGGCGGCCGGCTTCTCCGTGCGTACGGTCGTGGGGGAGGACGCCGATGATGCCCTCACACGCGCCCGTGCCGCGGTCCGCGACGGCACCGGAGCGCTCATTGCCGTCGGCGGTGACGGCATGGCCAACCTCGCGCTTCAGGCCGTCGCGGGCACCCGCACCCCGCTCGGCGTGATCGCCGTCGGCACCGGCAACGACTTCGCCCGCTCCCTCGGACTGCCCGTACGGGACCCGGCTGCCGCAGGCGCCCTCATGGCCGACGCCCTCAAGGGCGCGCGGATCCGCGAACTCGACCTGGGGCGGGCCGGCGGCCACTGGTTCGGCACCGTCCTGGCCTCGGGTTTCGACTCCCGGGTCAACGACCGGGGCAACCGGATGCGCTGGCCCGGCGGCCGCTTCAAGTACGACCTCGCGATCCTCGCCGAGCTCGCCGCGTTCAAGCCCATCCCGTATCGGATCACCCTGGACGACGGCCCCGCGCTGGAGGTCGAGGCCACGCTCGTCGCCGTGGGCAACGGGACGTCGTACGGGGGTGGCATGAAGATCTGTGCCGGCGCCGACATGACCGACGGGCTCTTCGACATCACGGTCGTCGGGGACTGCTCGCGGACGACGCTGCTCAAGGTCTTCCCGCGCGTCTACAAGGGGACTCACCTCGACCACCCCGTGGTCACCGTCCACCGCGCGAAGAAGGTCGAGCTGGCTGCCGAGGGGATCACCGGCTACGCCGACGGGGAGCCGCTCGGAAGCCTGCCCCTGACCGCCGAGTGCGTGCCGCAGGCCGTCCGGGTCATAGGGCCCTGA